From the Gymnogyps californianus isolate 813 chromosome 2, ASM1813914v2, whole genome shotgun sequence genome, one window contains:
- the GGCT gene encoding gamma-glutamylcyclotransferase, giving the protein MELGGGGGGSEPGGGCFLYYAYGSNLLRERLLLSNPSAALCAVARLQDFKLEFGHHQGRTSSVWHGGTATIVQSPGDEVWGIVWKMNASNLSSLDKQEGVEDGIYVPIEVNVHTQAGKVLTCRSYQMKDYVCGPPSPQYKKVICMGAKQNGLPTDYQKKLEAIQTNNYAGLVPIMEEIEAAIKAKKTNSA; this is encoded by the exons atGGAgctgggcggcggcggcggcggctcggaGCCGGGGGGCGGCTGCTTCCTGTACTACGCGTACGGCAGCAACCTGCTGCGGGAGCGGCTGCTGCTGAGCAACCCCTCGGCGGCGCTCTGCGCCGTGGCACGCCTGCAG GATTTTAAGCTCGAGTTTGGCCATCATCAAGGCAGGACAAGTTCTGTCTGGCATGGAGGTACAGCTACCATTGTGCAGAGCCCTGGAGACGAAGTATGGGGAATAGTGTGGAAAATGAACGCTAGCAATTTAAGTTCACTGGATAA GCAAGAGGGAGTTGAAGATGGCATTTATGTCCCAATAGAAGTTAATGTCCATACCCAAGCAGGAAAGGTACTGACCTGTCGAAGCTACCAGATGAAGGACTATGTCTGTGGTCCCCCTTCTCCTCAGTACAAAAAG GTTATCTGCATGGGTGCAAAACAGAATGGCTTGCCAACTGACTATCAGAAGAAACTAGAAGCTATTCAAACTAATAACTATGCAGGGCTGGTGCCAATCATGGAAGAGATTGAAGCTGctattaaagcaaagaaaacaaattctgcatAG